In Gallus gallus isolate bGalGal1 chromosome Z, bGalGal1.mat.broiler.GRCg7b, whole genome shotgun sequence, one DNA window encodes the following:
- the PDE4D gene encoding cAMP-specific 3',5'-cyclic phosphodiesterase 4D isoform X8 — protein sequence MASNKFKRMLNRELTHLSEMSRSGNQVSEYISNTFLDKQHEVEIPSPTQKEKEKKKRPMSQISGVKKLMHSSSLTNSSIPRFGVKTDQEDVLAKELEDVNKWGLQVFRVAELSGNRPLTVIMHTVFQERDLLKTFKIPVDTLITYLMTLEDHYHADVAYHNNIHAADVVQSTHVLLSTPALEAVFTDLEILAAIFASAIHDVDHPGVSNQFLINTNSELALMYNDSSVLENHHLAVGFKLLQEENCDIFQNLTKKQRQSLRKMVIDIVLATDMSKHMNLLADLKTMVETKKVTSSGVLLLDNYSDRIQVLQNMVHCADLSNPTKPLHLYRQWTDRIMEEFFRQGDRERERGMEISPMCDKHNASVEKSQVGFIDYIVHPLWETWADLVHPDAQDILDTLEDNREWYQSTIPQSPSPAPDDQEEGRQGQTEKFQFELTLEEDGESDTEKDSGSQVEEDTSCSDSKTLCTQDSESTEIPLDEQVGEEVEEEENQTESCVVDHSPDT from the exons TTTAAAAGAATGCTCAACCGGGAGCTAACTCACCTGTCTGAAATGAGCAGATCAGGCAACCAGGTCTCAGAATATATATCGAACACATTTTTAG ataaacagcatgaagTGGAAATCCCTTCTCcaacacaaaaagagaaagagaaaaagaagagaccAATGTCTCAGATCAGTGGAGTCAAAAAGCTGATGCACAGCTCCAGTTTAACCAATTCCAGTATTCCCAGGTTTGGAGTTAAAACAGACCAAGAAGATGTTCTTGCCAAG GAACTAGAAGATGTGAACAAGTGGGGCCTTCAGGTTTTCAGAGTAGCAGAGCTATCTGGAAACAGACCTTTGACAGTCATCATGCATACCGTTTTTCAG GAACGAGACctgttaaaaacatttaaaattccAGTGGATACTTTAATAACTTACCTGATGACCCTAGAAGACCACTACCATGCAGATGTAGCATATCACAATAACATACATGCTGCAGATGTTGTTCAGTCAACCCATGTCCTGCTGTCAACCCCAGCATTAGAG GCAGTGTTCACTGACTTGGAGATTCTTGCAGCAATTTTTGCCAGTGCAATACATGATGTAGACCATCCTGGGGTTTCGAACCAGTTTCTTATCAACACAA ATTCTGAACTTGCCTTGATGTACAATGACTCATCAGTACTGGAGAATCATCACTTAGCTGTGGGTTTCAAGCTGCTACAGGAGGAAAATTGTGACATTTTCCAGAATTTGACCAAAAAGCAGAGGCAATCATTGAGGAAAATGGTCATTGACATT GTCCTTGCTACAGACATGTCTAAGCATATGAATCTTTTGGCTGATTTAAAAACTATGGTTGAAACCAAAAAAGTGACAAGTTCTGGTGTCCTACTTCTTGATAACTATTCAGATAGGATTCAG GTTCTTCAGAATATGGTGCACTGTGCAGATCTCAGCAATCCAACCAAGCCACTCCATCTCTACCGCCAATGGACAGACAGAATAATGGAAGAATTCTTCCGCCAAGGAGATcgggaaagagagagaggaatggAGATAAGTCCCATGTGTGATAAGCACAATGCATCTGTAGAAAAATCACAG GTGGGCTTTATTGACTACATTGTTCATCCTCTGTGGGAGACATGGGCAGATCTTGTTCACCCGGATGCCCAGGATATCTTAGATACACTGGAGGACAATCGAGAATGGTACCAGAGCACAATCCCTCAGAGTCCCTCTCCTGCACCTGATGATCAGGAAGAGGGTAGACAGGGCCAGACTGAAAAATTCCAGTTTGAACTAACACTGGAGGAAGACGGTGAGTCAGACACTGAAAAGGACAGTGGAAGTCAAGTAGAAGAAGACACCAGCTGCAGTGACTCGAAGACCCTTTGCACCCAGGATTCAGAATCTACCGAAATTCCTCTTGATGAGCAAGTAGGGGAAGAAGTAGAAGAGGAGGAGAACCAGACAGAATCTTGTGTAGTAGACCATTCTCCTGACACGTAA
- the PDE4D gene encoding cAMP-specific 3',5'-cyclic phosphodiesterase 4D isoform X7, with amino-acid sequence MPEANYLLSVSWGYIKFKRMLNRELTHLSEMSRSGNQVSEYISNTFLDKQHEVEIPSPTQKEKEKKKRPMSQISGVKKLMHSSSLTNSSIPRFGVKTDQEDVLAKELEDVNKWGLQVFRVAELSGNRPLTVIMHTVFQERDLLKTFKIPVDTLITYLMTLEDHYHADVAYHNNIHAADVVQSTHVLLSTPALEAVFTDLEILAAIFASAIHDVDHPGVSNQFLINTNSELALMYNDSSVLENHHLAVGFKLLQEENCDIFQNLTKKQRQSLRKMVIDIVLATDMSKHMNLLADLKTMVETKKVTSSGVLLLDNYSDRIQVLQNMVHCADLSNPTKPLHLYRQWTDRIMEEFFRQGDRERERGMEISPMCDKHNASVEKSQVGFIDYIVHPLWETWADLVHPDAQDILDTLEDNREWYQSTIPQSPSPAPDDQEEGRQGQTEKFQFELTLEEDGESDTEKDSGSQVEEDTSCSDSKTLCTQDSESTEIPLDEQVGEEVEEEENQTESCVVDHSPDT; translated from the exons atgcctgAGGCAAACTATTTACTCTCAGTTTCTTGGGGCTACATAAAG TTTAAAAGAATGCTCAACCGGGAGCTAACTCACCTGTCTGAAATGAGCAGATCAGGCAACCAGGTCTCAGAATATATATCGAACACATTTTTAG ataaacagcatgaagTGGAAATCCCTTCTCcaacacaaaaagagaaagagaaaaagaagagaccAATGTCTCAGATCAGTGGAGTCAAAAAGCTGATGCACAGCTCCAGTTTAACCAATTCCAGTATTCCCAGGTTTGGAGTTAAAACAGACCAAGAAGATGTTCTTGCCAAG GAACTAGAAGATGTGAACAAGTGGGGCCTTCAGGTTTTCAGAGTAGCAGAGCTATCTGGAAACAGACCTTTGACAGTCATCATGCATACCGTTTTTCAG GAACGAGACctgttaaaaacatttaaaattccAGTGGATACTTTAATAACTTACCTGATGACCCTAGAAGACCACTACCATGCAGATGTAGCATATCACAATAACATACATGCTGCAGATGTTGTTCAGTCAACCCATGTCCTGCTGTCAACCCCAGCATTAGAG GCAGTGTTCACTGACTTGGAGATTCTTGCAGCAATTTTTGCCAGTGCAATACATGATGTAGACCATCCTGGGGTTTCGAACCAGTTTCTTATCAACACAA ATTCTGAACTTGCCTTGATGTACAATGACTCATCAGTACTGGAGAATCATCACTTAGCTGTGGGTTTCAAGCTGCTACAGGAGGAAAATTGTGACATTTTCCAGAATTTGACCAAAAAGCAGAGGCAATCATTGAGGAAAATGGTCATTGACATT GTCCTTGCTACAGACATGTCTAAGCATATGAATCTTTTGGCTGATTTAAAAACTATGGTTGAAACCAAAAAAGTGACAAGTTCTGGTGTCCTACTTCTTGATAACTATTCAGATAGGATTCAG GTTCTTCAGAATATGGTGCACTGTGCAGATCTCAGCAATCCAACCAAGCCACTCCATCTCTACCGCCAATGGACAGACAGAATAATGGAAGAATTCTTCCGCCAAGGAGATcgggaaagagagagaggaatggAGATAAGTCCCATGTGTGATAAGCACAATGCATCTGTAGAAAAATCACAG GTGGGCTTTATTGACTACATTGTTCATCCTCTGTGGGAGACATGGGCAGATCTTGTTCACCCGGATGCCCAGGATATCTTAGATACACTGGAGGACAATCGAGAATGGTACCAGAGCACAATCCCTCAGAGTCCCTCTCCTGCACCTGATGATCAGGAAGAGGGTAGACAGGGCCAGACTGAAAAATTCCAGTTTGAACTAACACTGGAGGAAGACGGTGAGTCAGACACTGAAAAGGACAGTGGAAGTCAAGTAGAAGAAGACACCAGCTGCAGTGACTCGAAGACCCTTTGCACCCAGGATTCAGAATCTACCGAAATTCCTCTTGATGAGCAAGTAGGGGAAGAAGTAGAAGAGGAGGAGAACCAGACAGAATCTTGTGTAGTAGACCATTCTCCTGACACGTAA